From Oncorhynchus tshawytscha isolate Ot180627B linkage group LG11, Otsh_v2.0, whole genome shotgun sequence, the proteins below share one genomic window:
- the LOC112261680 gene encoding exocyst complex component 3 isoform X2, with amino-acid sequence MASGDQMAEIGEPGDMEEVNEAQGLEDGSSLKSTMERNGKTQPDGPVKERKLGMMKQFRESMKRVGERSPLASNSKGSKDRPYSDQGGDSIDPEVTSLTHQLPPTHSPSLSAGSPVASPLKSPGEFFQRKEGEESAEDSPPSQKKHSRTHSDPSTIGDSLLKKGASIRRSLRLVRNKKDKTLKQEPLQSVTEITVEEKREKKKEEINESYILPEIPLIPPSGLSAGSPVGSPLKSPVGFFQIKEGGEIAEDSPPSQKKHSRTHSDPSTIGDSLLKKGASIRRSFRLVGNKKDKTLKQEQLQSVTEITVEEKRAGEESVEIKESYILPEIPLTPLSVMQINELIKTEVLEEAHLNLLSLRQEFQRERDECREEASPMELAKKEKDLSILYRAMQEKVKEIVRNSNSLSSLNKELLMHVARIIQEEEKREAEPGGVVVLGDWRGAWREAVSEGVEATLKRVPLDRPEQNASWLAIHLGLLGKAIVEDLEKVKRELQGSYPPSFNVFSTYMSCYHGAVSQHLNTLQQQVTDLKDYYALLDWIINRYESETIMSSPSLRPEMEAEKTGLSLEEGFLDQLKGKYCMRAKEDMRASLDKILELENEDIWIKKQAPETDDEHFLNSDIHMDIWTNVKSNAVNSKRIDVNLEMRVVCSCLEELQQFPKRFETKLRYCCNSVENPSLWADYQITYINSFTALMEHMEGYRESCPTQVDHLSREVDGLVHRLVQSLEDQFKNDVRPYLRRMMTRKWLSTDEDFQQLYSRTEKLTHRCSQMRPPYVQTFLSCLHYYVVKEYVSQLMKNNYSCKNRKHDKAATKMRAQWNKLKDLFEEMTTRHTYFPLL; translated from the exons ATGGCAAGCGGTGATCAGATGGCAGAGATTGGGGAACCTGGGGACATGGAGGAGGTCAATGAAGCTCAGGGTCTAGAGGACGGATCCTCCCTCAAATCCACCATGGAGAGGAATGGGAAGACTCAACCCGACGGCCCGGTGAAGGAGAGGAAACTGGGGATGATGAAGCAATTCAGGGAGAGCATGAAGCGGGTTGGAGAGAGGAGTCCTCTGGCCTCAAACAGCAAAGGGTCAAAGGACAGACCCTATTCAGACCAGGGGGGGGACAGTATTGACCCTGAAGTGACATCTCTGACCCATCAGCTGCCGCCCACTCACTCACCAA gtttgaGTGCTGGGTCTCCTGTGGCCTCTCCCCTGAAGAGTCCAGGTGAGTTTTTtcaaaggaaggagggagaagagagtgcAGAAGATTCACCACCATCCCAGAAAAAACACTCCAGAACACACTCAG acccatcaaCCATTGGGGACTCTCTTCTGAAGAAGGGGGCTTCCATTCGACGGAGTTTGCGACTTGTGAGGAataagaaggacaagaccctcaAACAGGAGCCGCTCCAGTCTGTCACTGAGATcacagtggaggagaagagggagaagaagaaagaagagatcAATGAGTCATACATACTCCCAGAGATACCCCTCATACCCCCCTCAG gttTGAGTGCTGGGTCTCCTGTGGGCTCTCCCCTGAAGAGTCCGGTTGGGTTCTTCCAaataaaggagggaggagagattgcAGAAGATTCACCACCATCCCAGAAAAAACACTCCAGAACACACTCAG acccatcaaCCATTGGGGACTCTCTTCTGAAGAAGGGGGCTTCCATTCGACGGAGTTTTCGACTTGTGGGGAataagaaggacaagaccctcaAACAGGAGCAGCTCCAGTCTGTCACTGAGATcacagtggaggagaagagagcggGGGAGGAGAGCGTAGAGATCAAAGAGTCATACATACTCCCAGAGATACCCCTCACACCCCTCTCAG TGATGCAGATCAACGAGCTGATTAAGACTGAGGTGCTGGAGGAGGCCCACCTGAACCTCCTCTCCCTACGCCAGGAGTTCCAGCGGGAGAGGGATGAGTGCAGGGAGGAGGCCTCCCCCATGGAGCTGGCAAAGAAGGAGAAGGACCTGAGCATCCTTTACAGAGCCATGCAGGAAAAGGTGAAGGAGATAGTGCGCAACTCCAACAGCCTTTCCTCCCTCAACAAGGAGCTCCTGATGCATGTGGCCCGCATCatccaggaggaggagaagagggaggcagAGCCTGGGGGCGTGGTTGTGCTAGGGGACTGGCGGGGTGCCTGGAGGGAGGCTGTGAGCGAGGGGGTCGAGGCAACATTGAAGAGAGTTCCTCTGGACAGGCCCGAGCAGAATGCCTCCTGGCTGGCTATCCACCTGGGTCTGCTGGGCAAGGCCATCGTAGAAGACTtggagaaggtgaagagagagctGCAGGGCTCTTACCCACCCAGCTTCAACGTGTTCAGCACCTACATGAGCTGTTACCATGGTGCTGTCAGCCAGCACCTGAACACGCTTCAGCAGCAGGTGACAGATCTGAAGGACTACTACGCCCTGCTGGACTGGATCATCAATCGCTATGAAAG TGAGACGATAATGAGCAGTCCTTCATTGAGACCAGAGATGGAGGCTGAGAAAACAGGCCTCTCACTGGAGGAGGGCTTCCTGGACCAGCTCAAGGGGAAGTACTGCATGCGGGCTAAG GAGGACATGAGAGCTTCGCTGGATAAAATATTAGAGCTTGAAAATGAGGACATTTGGATAAAGAAACAGGCACCAGAGACCGATGATGAACACTTCTTGAACTCTGACATACACATGGATATTTGGACG AATGTTAAGAGCAATGCTGTTAACTCCAAGAGGATTGATGTGAACCTGGAGATGAGAGTAGTCTGTTCCTGCCTAGAAGAGTTACAGCAGTTTCCCAAACG ATTTGAGACTAAATTAAGGTACTGCTGTAACAGTGTGGAAAACCCTTCACTTTGGGCTGACTATCAGATAACCTACATCAACAGCTTTACAGCTCTTAT gGAGCATATGGAGGGCTACAGGGAGAGCTGCCCAACACAGGTGGACCATCTCAGCAGAGAGGTGGATGGCCTGGTCCATAGACTGGTCCAGAGCCTGGAGGACCAGTTTAAAAATGATGTTAGG CCCTACCTCAGGAGAATGATGACGAGGAAGTGGCTCTCCACAGATGAGGACTTCCAACAGCTGTATAGCAGGACAGAGAAGCTGACCCATCGCTGTTCACAAATGAGACCTCCATATGTACAG ACCTTTTTGAGCTGCTTGCACTACTACGTGGTGAAAGAGTATGTCTCCCAGCTGATGAAAAACAACTACTCCTGTAAGAACAGGAAGCATGACAAAGCCGCCACCAAGATGAGGGCGCAGTGGAATAAACTCAAGGATCTGTTTGAGGAAATG ACTACAAGACACACATACTTTCCTCTTCTATAA
- the LOC112261680 gene encoding exocyst complex component 3-like protein 4 isoform X1, translated as MASGDQMAEIGEPGDMEEVNEAQGLEDGSSLKSTMERNGKTQPDGPVKERKLGMMKQFRESMKRVGERSPLASNSKGSKDRPYSDQGGDSIDPEVTSLTHQLPPTHSPSLSAGSPVASPLKSPGEFFQRKEGEESAEDSPPSQKKHSRTHSDPSTIGDSLLKKGASIRRSLRLVRNKKDKTLKQEPLQSVTEITVEEKREKKKEEINESYILPEIPLIPPSGLSAGSPVGSPLKSPVGFFQIKEGGEIAEDSPPSQKKHSRTHSDPSTIGDSLLKKGASIRRSFRLVGNKKDKTLKQEQLQSVTEITVEEKRAGEESVEIKESYILPEIPLTPLSVMQINELIKTEVLEEAHLNLLSLRQEFQRERDECREEASPMELAKKEKDLSILYRAMQEKVKEIVRNSNSLSSLNKELLMHVARIIQEEEKREAEPGGVVVLGDWRGAWREAVSEGVEATLKRVPLDRPEQNASWLAIHLGLLGKAIVEDLEKVKRELQGSYPPSFNVFSTYMSCYHGAVSQHLNTLQQQVTDLKDYYALLDWIINRYESETIMSSPSLRPEMEAEKTGLSLEEGFLDQLKGKYCMRAKEDMRASLDKILELENEDIWIKKQAPETDDEHFLNSDIHMDIWTNVKSNAVNSKRIDVNLEMRVVCSCLEELQQFPKRFETKLRYCCNSVENPSLWADYQITYINSFTALMEHMEGYRESCPTQVDHLSREVDGLVHRLVQSLEDQFKNDVRPYLRRMMTRKWLSTDEDFQQLYSRTEKLTHRCSQMRPPYVQTFLSCLHYYVVKEYVSQLMKNNYSCKNRKHDKAATKMRAQWNKLKDLFEEMTTHDWLHPVGDHLSNIIGETNKRDIKNHLKLLVADYPDISKKHLSAVLYFRGLMRGRERQVILQRLTELKRELGTAGNIGDNRRALFSDMQVTVTNTDRLADIPFFCFLLPDS; from the exons ATGGCAAGCGGTGATCAGATGGCAGAGATTGGGGAACCTGGGGACATGGAGGAGGTCAATGAAGCTCAGGGTCTAGAGGACGGATCCTCCCTCAAATCCACCATGGAGAGGAATGGGAAGACTCAACCCGACGGCCCGGTGAAGGAGAGGAAACTGGGGATGATGAAGCAATTCAGGGAGAGCATGAAGCGGGTTGGAGAGAGGAGTCCTCTGGCCTCAAACAGCAAAGGGTCAAAGGACAGACCCTATTCAGACCAGGGGGGGGACAGTATTGACCCTGAAGTGACATCTCTGACCCATCAGCTGCCGCCCACTCACTCACCAA gtttgaGTGCTGGGTCTCCTGTGGCCTCTCCCCTGAAGAGTCCAGGTGAGTTTTTtcaaaggaaggagggagaagagagtgcAGAAGATTCACCACCATCCCAGAAAAAACACTCCAGAACACACTCAG acccatcaaCCATTGGGGACTCTCTTCTGAAGAAGGGGGCTTCCATTCGACGGAGTTTGCGACTTGTGAGGAataagaaggacaagaccctcaAACAGGAGCCGCTCCAGTCTGTCACTGAGATcacagtggaggagaagagggagaagaagaaagaagagatcAATGAGTCATACATACTCCCAGAGATACCCCTCATACCCCCCTCAG gttTGAGTGCTGGGTCTCCTGTGGGCTCTCCCCTGAAGAGTCCGGTTGGGTTCTTCCAaataaaggagggaggagagattgcAGAAGATTCACCACCATCCCAGAAAAAACACTCCAGAACACACTCAG acccatcaaCCATTGGGGACTCTCTTCTGAAGAAGGGGGCTTCCATTCGACGGAGTTTTCGACTTGTGGGGAataagaaggacaagaccctcaAACAGGAGCAGCTCCAGTCTGTCACTGAGATcacagtggaggagaagagagcggGGGAGGAGAGCGTAGAGATCAAAGAGTCATACATACTCCCAGAGATACCCCTCACACCCCTCTCAG TGATGCAGATCAACGAGCTGATTAAGACTGAGGTGCTGGAGGAGGCCCACCTGAACCTCCTCTCCCTACGCCAGGAGTTCCAGCGGGAGAGGGATGAGTGCAGGGAGGAGGCCTCCCCCATGGAGCTGGCAAAGAAGGAGAAGGACCTGAGCATCCTTTACAGAGCCATGCAGGAAAAGGTGAAGGAGATAGTGCGCAACTCCAACAGCCTTTCCTCCCTCAACAAGGAGCTCCTGATGCATGTGGCCCGCATCatccaggaggaggagaagagggaggcagAGCCTGGGGGCGTGGTTGTGCTAGGGGACTGGCGGGGTGCCTGGAGGGAGGCTGTGAGCGAGGGGGTCGAGGCAACATTGAAGAGAGTTCCTCTGGACAGGCCCGAGCAGAATGCCTCCTGGCTGGCTATCCACCTGGGTCTGCTGGGCAAGGCCATCGTAGAAGACTtggagaaggtgaagagagagctGCAGGGCTCTTACCCACCCAGCTTCAACGTGTTCAGCACCTACATGAGCTGTTACCATGGTGCTGTCAGCCAGCACCTGAACACGCTTCAGCAGCAGGTGACAGATCTGAAGGACTACTACGCCCTGCTGGACTGGATCATCAATCGCTATGAAAG TGAGACGATAATGAGCAGTCCTTCATTGAGACCAGAGATGGAGGCTGAGAAAACAGGCCTCTCACTGGAGGAGGGCTTCCTGGACCAGCTCAAGGGGAAGTACTGCATGCGGGCTAAG GAGGACATGAGAGCTTCGCTGGATAAAATATTAGAGCTTGAAAATGAGGACATTTGGATAAAGAAACAGGCACCAGAGACCGATGATGAACACTTCTTGAACTCTGACATACACATGGATATTTGGACG AATGTTAAGAGCAATGCTGTTAACTCCAAGAGGATTGATGTGAACCTGGAGATGAGAGTAGTCTGTTCCTGCCTAGAAGAGTTACAGCAGTTTCCCAAACG ATTTGAGACTAAATTAAGGTACTGCTGTAACAGTGTGGAAAACCCTTCACTTTGGGCTGACTATCAGATAACCTACATCAACAGCTTTACAGCTCTTAT gGAGCATATGGAGGGCTACAGGGAGAGCTGCCCAACACAGGTGGACCATCTCAGCAGAGAGGTGGATGGCCTGGTCCATAGACTGGTCCAGAGCCTGGAGGACCAGTTTAAAAATGATGTTAGG CCCTACCTCAGGAGAATGATGACGAGGAAGTGGCTCTCCACAGATGAGGACTTCCAACAGCTGTATAGCAGGACAGAGAAGCTGACCCATCGCTGTTCACAAATGAGACCTCCATATGTACAG ACCTTTTTGAGCTGCTTGCACTACTACGTGGTGAAAGAGTATGTCTCCCAGCTGATGAAAAACAACTACTCCTGTAAGAACAGGAAGCATGACAAAGCCGCCACCAAGATGAGGGCGCAGTGGAATAAACTCAAGGATCTGTTTGAGGAAATG ACAACCCATGACTGGCTCCACCCAGTAGGAGACCACCTGAGTAACATCATTGGGGAAACAAACAAGAGGGACATAAAGAACCACCTGAAACTTTTAGTTGCTGACTACCCAGACATCAG TAAGAAGCACCTGTCGGCTGTGCTGTACTTCAGGGGCTTGATGcggggcagggagagacaggtgatcCTGCAGCGTCTCACTGAGCTGAAGAGGGAACTGGGAACCGCAGGGAACATTGGAGATAATAGAAGAGCCCTCTTCAGTGATATGCAGGTCACCGTCACCAATACAGACCGTCTGGCTGACATTCCGTTCTTCTGCTTCCTCCTCCCAGACAGCTAA